Proteins encoded in a region of the Salinicoccus sp. RF5 genome:
- the ndk gene encoding nucleoside-diphosphate kinase, with protein MEKTFLMIKPDGVQRNLVGTIVSRLEDKGFKLAGAKLMQVSEDLAKTHYQEHQDKPFFGELVDFITSGPVFAMVLEGENVIETARLVVGSTNPQQAAPGTIRGDFGLTVGKNIIHGSDSPESAEREISLFFDDSEILDYNLSNSAWIY; from the coding sequence ATGGAAAAAACATTTCTAATGATCAAACCGGACGGTGTCCAAAGAAACCTGGTAGGCACAATCGTGTCACGCCTTGAAGACAAAGGATTCAAGTTGGCGGGTGCCAAACTGATGCAGGTTTCAGAAGACCTGGCTAAAACACACTATCAGGAGCATCAGGACAAGCCTTTCTTCGGTGAGCTTGTAGACTTCATCACTTCAGGCCCTGTCTTCGCCATGGTACTCGAAGGGGAGAATGTGATCGAGACTGCGCGTCTTGTCGTCGGTTCCACAAACCCTCAGCAGGCGGCTCCAGGAACCATCCGTGGAGACTTCGGACTCACAGTAGGCAAGAACATCATTCATGGTTCAGACTCCCCAGAGAGTGCAGAGCGTGAAATTTCACTTTTCTTCGATGACAGTGAGATCCTTGACTACAACTTGTCCAACAGTGCCTGGATCTACTAG
- a CDS encoding DUF2768 family protein, whose product MDLMWISFYSLGAMALAAVLIYVARYKISSRIISIIVSMVAWALLIIAFLLMIPVLGGSSHA is encoded by the coding sequence ATGGATTTAATGTGGATATCGTTCTATTCATTGGGTGCAATGGCCCTCGCTGCCGTACTCATCTATGTGGCGCGGTACAAGATATCATCCAGGATCATCAGTATCATCGTGTCAATGGTCGCCTGGGCGCTCCTCATCATTGCATTCCTGCTGATGATTCCTGTACTGGGGGGCAGCAGCCATGCGTAG
- a CDS encoding tetratricopeptide repeat protein yields the protein MQDQIYEVIDQLKKGEYPERKLDEVLGNISQLVDEMDLEALFILGDTLIASGLHKPAETIFSHLNSNTGHDDEVLAYLVDILITDGRLDEALSLVNEADKTPAVLMLKAEIFQQLNMSDVAVRSLLEAKALSDDPILDFALAEIYYEDGEFPDAIRHYEMLISNGFQEVNGVELNLRLAELHMNQLDLENAQMYFEAADEKYYSNDDYYRKALLEYQLQSYESAKNLLRQVIENEPYYVNAYILLMNVHETEHDLEAAIELIGDYIKEDDTEPLFFFHLGRLHFRNGEEEKALESFDRALSLDQDYDDAYLMLFETLLKTGRTSEVGTYTSRLDTHALSGESLYLLAKIQQENENDADALSLYQEASKLIGESIEFYTDYYEYLTEIRHPSRKDVLDKLIIMEPDNVDWQFEKERFDDEHDQI from the coding sequence ATGCAGGACCAGATATATGAAGTTATTGATCAACTGAAAAAAGGGGAGTATCCTGAAAGGAAACTCGATGAGGTGCTCGGCAACATCAGCCAGCTCGTTGATGAGATGGATCTTGAAGCACTCTTCATCCTCGGGGACACGCTGATCGCGTCAGGTCTCCACAAGCCTGCTGAGACGATCTTCTCGCATCTAAACAGTAATACCGGACACGACGACGAAGTGCTTGCCTACCTGGTGGACATACTGATTACAGATGGCCGCCTGGATGAAGCATTGAGTCTGGTGAATGAAGCCGACAAGACGCCGGCTGTCCTTATGCTGAAGGCGGAAATCTTCCAGCAGCTCAACATGAGCGATGTCGCTGTAAGGTCGCTGCTGGAAGCGAAGGCGCTGAGCGATGATCCGATACTGGATTTCGCCCTTGCAGAAATCTATTATGAGGATGGTGAATTCCCGGATGCCATCCGGCATTACGAAATGCTCATCAGCAATGGCTTCCAGGAAGTGAACGGTGTGGAACTGAATCTGCGCCTCGCCGAACTCCACATGAATCAGCTCGACCTTGAAAATGCACAGATGTACTTCGAGGCTGCAGACGAGAAATACTATTCCAACGACGACTACTACAGGAAGGCGCTTCTCGAGTATCAACTGCAGTCATACGAATCCGCCAAGAACCTCCTCAGACAGGTGATAGAGAATGAACCCTACTACGTCAATGCCTACATCCTGCTCATGAATGTCCACGAGACCGAACATGACCTGGAGGCGGCCATAGAGCTGATCGGGGACTACATCAAAGAGGACGATACAGAACCTCTCTTCTTCTTCCACCTAGGCAGACTCCACTTCCGAAACGGAGAGGAGGAAAAGGCGCTTGAGAGCTTCGACAGGGCGCTCTCCCTGGATCAGGATTATGATGACGCCTATCTGATGCTTTTTGAGACTCTGCTGAAGACTGGACGTACTTCGGAGGTTGGGACGTATACATCACGCCTCGACACCCATGCGCTCTCCGGGGAAAGCCTGTATCTTCTTGCAAAGATCCAGCAGGAAAATGAAAATGATGCCGATGCGCTGTCCCTGTACCAGGAGGCATCGAAGCTGATCGGGGAATCCATCGAGTTCTATACGGACTACTATGAGTACTTGACGGAAATCCGGCATCCTTCAAGAAAGGATGTACTGGATAAACTCATCATTATGGAACCTGACAATGTGGATTGGCAGTTCGAGAAGGAGCGTTTTGATGATGAACATGACCAAATATAG
- a CDS encoding YpiB family protein, which translates to MMNMTKYRKDFIDYILYNYEFDDRVAVWILNFIKSHPTVSRNVVFRDEGTVDRKLRISDSGSASPTLLFEKGNTVTVDGEVIFHELNMNQEHTLFLDFNLSRHDARYHKMKSLETDMDSTLEKMGQEAVIRQIDEALDAKDHKRFIRLTEYLNQIK; encoded by the coding sequence ATGATGAACATGACCAAATATAGGAAAGATTTCATTGACTATATACTGTACAACTATGAATTCGATGACCGGGTGGCGGTGTGGATACTGAACTTCATCAAATCCCACCCGACGGTGTCCAGAAATGTCGTCTTTCGGGATGAGGGCACCGTCGACAGGAAGCTGCGCATCTCCGACAGCGGGAGCGCCAGTCCCACCCTCCTTTTCGAAAAGGGGAATACGGTCACTGTTGATGGTGAGGTCATCTTCCATGAGCTGAACATGAACCAGGAGCATACACTGTTCCTCGACTTCAACCTCAGCCGTCATGATGCACGCTACCATAAGATGAAGTCACTTGAGACGGACATGGACAGTACGCTCGAGAAGATGGGGCAGGAAGCCGTCATAAGGCAGATAGATGAAGCGCTCGATGCCAAAGACCACAAGCGCTTCATCAGACTGACCGAATACCTCAATCAGATAAAATAA
- a CDS encoding polyprenyl synthetase family protein, whose protein sequence is MKTVKQYLASDFEAVTDLIKEHLDPNEVLVNEKSYELFIAGGKKIRPTFTLLVGKLGEEDKFPDVLRASASLELIHMSSLVHDDIIDNSELRRGKSTVYYEHGYLQAVNTGNYLLSTSLSLVSTIEHRGLHESFSKAIRDIIDGELFQLDHQFNAHQTMDDYYRKIYRKTALLIELSIKMGAYASNVDQKTLDALLDYGYHIGMSFQIVDDCLDFIGNEETLGKPKFSDMENGHYTLPVLILRDEDPDFRRHLESFDGGEVQLNHLIDALLDSNAIDKAIAVSNSHIQKAMEATEEIEEPIRTYLQEIAEKLSNRLN, encoded by the coding sequence TTGAAGACGGTCAAGCAGTATCTCGCTTCAGACTTCGAGGCGGTCACCGATCTCATAAAGGAGCACCTCGACCCGAATGAAGTGCTCGTCAATGAGAAGAGCTATGAACTTTTCATTGCAGGGGGCAAGAAAATTCGGCCCACCTTCACCCTACTTGTCGGAAAGCTCGGTGAAGAGGACAAGTTCCCCGATGTATTGAGGGCAAGTGCAAGCCTTGAACTTATACATATGTCAAGCCTTGTACATGACGACATCATCGACAACAGTGAGCTGCGCCGGGGCAAATCGACGGTGTACTATGAACATGGATATCTCCAGGCGGTCAATACCGGAAACTATCTCCTCTCAACCTCCCTTTCACTGGTGAGCACAATAGAGCACCGCGGACTCCACGAATCCTTTTCCAAAGCGATCCGGGACATCATCGACGGTGAACTGTTCCAGCTCGACCATCAGTTCAATGCGCACCAGACCATGGATGACTATTACAGGAAGATATACAGGAAGACGGCGTTGCTGATTGAACTCAGCATCAAGATGGGTGCCTATGCATCCAACGTCGATCAGAAGACCCTCGATGCCCTGTTGGATTACGGTTATCACATCGGAATGAGCTTCCAGATCGTCGATGACTGCCTGGATTTCATCGGCAACGAAGAAACACTCGGCAAACCCAAGTTTTCCGATATGGAAAATGGACATTATACACTGCCGGTGCTGATCCTGAGGGATGAAGATCCGGATTTCAGAAGGCACCTGGAATCATTTGACGGCGGGGAAGTACAGCTCAATCACCTGATTGATGCTCTGCTCGATTCCAATGCAATCGACAAGGCAATTGCTGTCAGCAATTCCCACATCCAGAAAGCCATGGAAGCCACTGAAGAGATTGAAGAGCCGATAAGGACATATCTGCAGGAAATCGCAGAAAAACTCTCAAATCGTCTGAATTAA
- a CDS encoding ubiquinol-cytochrome c reductase iron-sulfur subunit, translating to MSQKVTRRQFLNYSLMGVGSFMAAGVILPMGRFALDPLFQEDAAGSMITTSVSADDITEEPVKVDFSYEQQDGWYESEVTDFVWVYRDGEDIIALSPICKHLGCTVTWAGDDANPNRFFCPCHNGLYEKNGQNVPGTPPRGPLDQYEVGVSDGYITIGEMKANELVN from the coding sequence ATGTCGCAAAAAGTAACAAGACGCCAATTCCTAAACTATTCCTTGATGGGAGTAGGATCTTTCATGGCGGCTGGTGTTATATTGCCAATGGGAAGATTCGCATTGGATCCGCTCTTCCAGGAGGATGCAGCAGGTTCCATGATCACCACAAGTGTCTCAGCTGATGATATTACGGAAGAGCCTGTCAAAGTGGACTTTTCCTATGAACAGCAGGATGGCTGGTATGAAAGTGAAGTCACTGATTTCGTCTGGGTATACCGTGACGGGGAAGATATCATTGCCCTGTCCCCAATATGTAAACACCTCGGATGTACGGTGACCTGGGCAGGTGACGATGCGAATCCGAACCGTTTCTTCTGTCCATGCCACAATGGTCTTTATGAGAAAAATGGTCAGAACGTACCGGGTACACCTCCAAGAGGACCATTGGATCAGTATGAAGTCGGCGTGTCCGATGGTTACATCACAATTGGCGA
- a CDS encoding NAD(P)H-dependent glycerol-3-phosphate dehydrogenase, which translates to MKITVVGTGSFGTSMAMVLVDNDHDVRIYGRNEDVVKEINEEHTNNRYLKDVPLPDSIRAISNLEEGVSHAEILVLAVPVKAVRSVTKDINALLKRLQKKVLIVHVAKGLELDTHLRVSEVIAEETGEDTVQDICVLSGPSHAEEVAKKSPTTVSTASLKPESAKIIQDVFMNKYFRVYHNDDMIGVEIGGALKNIIALAIGLVHGLDFGDNAKAAIITRGLQEIARLGTRMGADPLTFLGLTGMGDLIVTATSMHSRNYRCGIMLAEGRTIEEAQQEMGMVVEGVNTTRAAYELAAQYDVEMPITKVLYQYLFEDISEEEAFYALMMREKTGETDELKDVLEKQYKDWTRE; encoded by the coding sequence ATGAAAATTACAGTGGTCGGAACCGGGAGTTTCGGTACGAGCATGGCGATGGTGCTTGTCGACAATGATCATGACGTGCGTATCTATGGCAGAAATGAAGATGTAGTCAAGGAGATCAATGAGGAGCATACTAACAACAGATATTTGAAGGATGTGCCCCTTCCTGACAGCATCAGAGCGATATCCAACCTTGAAGAAGGGGTCAGCCATGCCGAAATCCTGGTGCTTGCCGTGCCAGTCAAGGCGGTGAGGAGTGTGACCAAGGACATCAATGCTCTTTTGAAGCGCCTTCAGAAGAAGGTTCTGATCGTCCATGTCGCAAAAGGGCTGGAACTCGACACCCATCTGAGGGTTTCCGAGGTCATTGCCGAAGAGACGGGCGAGGATACAGTGCAGGACATCTGTGTACTCAGCGGCCCGAGTCATGCCGAAGAGGTTGCAAAAAAATCACCAACGACCGTAAGTACAGCTTCACTCAAGCCGGAGAGTGCAAAGATCATCCAGGATGTCTTCATGAACAAGTATTTCCGCGTCTACCATAATGATGATATGATCGGCGTGGAAATCGGCGGCGCATTGAAGAACATCATCGCTTTGGCGATCGGACTCGTGCATGGCCTCGATTTCGGGGATAATGCAAAGGCTGCGATCATTACGCGCGGCCTTCAGGAGATTGCACGCCTTGGTACACGCATGGGTGCCGATCCCCTTACATTCCTCGGCCTTACAGGAATGGGGGACCTCATCGTCACTGCAACGAGCATGCATTCTAGGAACTATCGCTGCGGCATCATGCTCGCAGAGGGCAGGACCATAGAAGAAGCACAGCAGGAGATGGGCATGGTAGTTGAAGGCGTCAACACTACGCGTGCAGCATATGAGCTTGCAGCGCAATATGACGTCGAGATGCCGATTACAAAAGTACTCTACCAGTACCTTTTCGAGGACATCAGCGAGGAAGAGGCATTCTATGCCCTGATGATGCGCGAAAAGACTGGGGAAACCGATGAACTGAAGGATGTTCTGGAGAAACAATATAAAGATTGGACTAGAGAGTGA
- a CDS encoding demethylmenaquinone methyltransferase, producing MDKEKKVQNIFNSISTDYDLMNNIISFNQHNLWRNRTMKEVFVKDDHDILDVCCGTGDWTIQLAEEAPEAEVVGLDFSEKMLEVAAEKTSGHANIELIQGNAMALPFDDGSFDYVTIGFGLRNLPDYGSAVEEFYRVLKPGGTLVILETSTPENQLISRGFDFYFGKIMPTLGGIIADSAKEYEWLYESTSAFLSKDALKSMMKKSGFINLKVIPHTFGTAATHIGYKPLGRVGRH from the coding sequence ATGGATAAAGAGAAAAAAGTTCAAAACATATTTAATTCTATTTCCACTGATTATGACCTGATGAACAATATCATCAGCTTCAACCAGCACAATCTATGGCGGAACAGGACAATGAAGGAAGTGTTCGTCAAAGATGACCATGACATACTAGATGTATGCTGCGGTACTGGAGATTGGACGATACAGTTGGCCGAGGAAGCACCGGAAGCTGAAGTCGTAGGCCTCGACTTCAGTGAAAAAATGCTGGAAGTTGCAGCTGAAAAGACGTCTGGACATGCCAATATAGAACTGATTCAGGGAAATGCCATGGCACTCCCGTTTGACGATGGTTCTTTCGATTATGTAACGATCGGCTTCGGCCTCAGGAACCTCCCGGATTATGGCAGTGCAGTAGAGGAGTTCTACAGAGTATTGAAACCGGGTGGCACGCTCGTAATCCTGGAAACTTCCACCCCGGAAAATCAACTGATCAGCAGAGGATTCGACTTCTATTTCGGCAAGATCATGCCCACCCTCGGAGGGATCATTGCAGACAGTGCCAAGGAATACGAATGGCTGTATGAATCGACAAGTGCGTTCCTGTCCAAAGACGCGCTCAAATCCATGATGAAAAAGAGCGGATTCATCAATCTTAAGGTCATCCCCCATACTTTCGGCACTGCCGCCACCCATATCGGATACAAGCCGCTTGGACGGGTGGGTCGCCATTGA
- the aroA gene encoding 3-phosphoshikimate 1-carboxyvinyltransferase: MKSLMNSKFNGTLKVPGDKSITHRALMFGALAAGTTRIHYPLPSEDTHRTLECMRALGAEVEQKQGEWVVTSPGAAQLHAPAKTLYTGNSGTTTRLLTGLIAGLGLTAEMEGDESIAKRPMDRIQRPLAEMGADISLKDEKYPPIIIRPARLSPISYTMPMASAQVKSAILLAALYTEGTTVIHEPSPSRNHTEIMLEQFGADISAEDGVIRLKGGNALSASDVTVPGDISSAAFPIVLAVLKPGSSITVENVSLNSTRSGILDVLEMMGADVRVEQTSSEGEAIGTVHASHTPNLKGFDISGDIIPRLIDEIPIIALLAAYSTEACTVRDADELRYKETDRIRAVIDELSKFGISFTEYEDGFTVHPGQVSIEENTPVKGYNDHRIIMMLIISSIISDTPIEIDDVSAIDISYPGFMEDLEKLRKEA, from the coding sequence ATGAAGTCTTTAATGAACAGCAAATTCAACGGCACTTTAAAAGTCCCGGGAGACAAGTCAATCACCCACCGGGCCCTCATGTTCGGCGCACTTGCTGCAGGGACGACCCGCATCCATTATCCGCTGCCGAGCGAGGATACCCACCGCACCCTGGAATGCATGCGCGCCCTTGGTGCAGAGGTGGAACAGAAACAGGGGGAATGGGTCGTCACTTCACCGGGAGCCGCACAGCTTCACGCCCCTGCGAAGACTTTATATACCGGCAATTCGGGGACGACGACCCGCCTGCTCACCGGGCTGATTGCCGGGCTCGGCCTCACTGCCGAGATGGAGGGGGATGAGTCGATCGCCAAGCGTCCGATGGACCGCATCCAGCGGCCCCTCGCTGAAATGGGCGCGGACATTTCGCTGAAGGATGAAAAATATCCGCCCATCATCATCAGGCCGGCCAGGCTTTCCCCAATCAGCTATACGATGCCGATGGCAAGCGCCCAGGTGAAGAGTGCCATTCTGCTCGCCGCCCTCTATACGGAAGGGACGACCGTCATCCATGAACCATCCCCTTCACGGAATCATACTGAAATCATGCTTGAACAGTTCGGGGCGGACATTTCTGCAGAAGACGGCGTAATCAGACTCAAGGGCGGCAATGCGTTGTCCGCTTCCGATGTTACGGTTCCCGGAGACATCTCGTCGGCAGCATTTCCCATAGTACTTGCCGTGCTGAAGCCCGGTTCGAGCATTACTGTTGAAAATGTCTCCCTCAACAGCACACGTTCCGGCATCCTTGATGTACTCGAAATGATGGGTGCCGATGTGAGGGTCGAACAGACTTCCAGTGAAGGTGAGGCAATAGGAACGGTCCATGCCTCCCATACGCCAAACCTCAAAGGATTCGATATCTCCGGCGACATCATCCCGCGCCTCATCGATGAGATTCCGATCATCGCGCTGCTTGCCGCCTACAGTACTGAAGCGTGTACTGTCAGGGATGCGGACGAACTGAGATATAAGGAAACGGACCGGATCCGCGCCGTCATCGACGAGCTTTCAAAGTTCGGAATCAGCTTTACGGAGTATGAGGATGGCTTCACCGTACATCCGGGCCAAGTCTCCATAGAGGAAAATACGCCGGTAAAAGGGTATAATGACCATCGCATCATCATGATGCTGATCATTTCCTCCATCATCAGTGACACACCGATAGAAATCGATGATGTTTCTGCCATTGACATATCCTATCCAGGATTTATGGAGGATCTGGAAAAGTTAAGGAAGGAAGCATAA
- the aroC gene encoding chorismate synthase, which yields MRFMTAGESHGPKLSAIVEGFPANLPIDKERMTAELIKRQGGYGRGRRMQIEKDTFQFSSGIRHGKTLGSPIMIEITNDDFKHWSKIMGSEPLTPEEEESMKRVITKPRPGHADLVGGMKYNMRDLRNILERSSARETASRVAVGALCKELLHALDIRMFSRVNQIGTVKDEGDYSIEERATRPDDSSVRMVSEDKTKEAEQLIDETKKKGDSIGGIVEVIVENPIPGLGSYVHYDRKLDSKIAASIVSINAFKGVEFGIGFMAGETPGSQVQDEILYSEDRGYYRRTNNLGGFEGGMTTGMPVVVKAVMKPIPTLYKPLFSVDINTKEPFKATIERSDACAVPAASVVCEHMVAIEMARAILEKFPHDDFNELEEAVSKYKTRVSEY from the coding sequence ATGAGATTTATGACAGCGGGCGAATCACATGGGCCGAAATTGTCGGCTATAGTGGAGGGGTTCCCGGCGAACCTTCCGATTGACAAGGAAAGGATGACGGCAGAGCTCATAAAGAGGCAGGGCGGCTACGGCAGGGGACGCCGCATGCAGATCGAAAAGGATACCTTCCAATTCAGCAGCGGCATCAGACACGGCAAGACGCTCGGTAGTCCGATCATGATCGAGATCACAAATGATGACTTCAAGCACTGGAGCAAGATCATGGGCAGCGAGCCGTTGACTCCGGAAGAAGAGGAGTCCATGAAGAGGGTCATCACAAAACCCCGTCCGGGCCACGCCGATCTCGTCGGCGGAATGAAGTACAACATGCGCGACCTCCGCAACATACTTGAGCGCTCATCAGCGCGGGAGACTGCCTCCAGGGTCGCGGTCGGTGCATTGTGCAAGGAACTGCTGCATGCCCTCGATATACGCATGTTCAGCCGTGTCAATCAGATTGGCACCGTCAAGGACGAGGGAGACTACAGCATCGAGGAGCGTGCCACACGTCCGGATGACTCCTCCGTGCGGATGGTTTCCGAAGACAAGACGAAGGAAGCCGAACAGCTCATAGACGAGACGAAGAAAAAAGGCGATTCCATCGGTGGTATAGTCGAAGTCATCGTTGAAAATCCAATCCCGGGACTCGGCAGCTACGTGCACTACGACCGCAAGCTCGATTCCAAGATCGCAGCCAGCATCGTCAGCATCAATGCCTTCAAAGGCGTGGAATTCGGCATCGGCTTCATGGCAGGTGAAACACCAGGTTCGCAGGTACAGGATGAAATCCTCTACAGCGAGGACCGGGGTTACTACAGACGCACCAACAATCTCGGCGGTTTCGAAGGCGGCATGACAACCGGCATGCCCGTTGTCGTCAAAGCTGTCATGAAACCCATCCCTACATTGTATAAGCCGCTCTTCAGCGTGGACATCAACACCAAGGAACCATTCAAGGCGACGATCGAGCGCAGTGATGCATGTGCAGTGCCTGCAGCCTCCGTCGTATGTGAACATATGGTGGCCATCGAAATGGCAAGGGCCATCCTCGAAAAATTCCCCCATGATGATTTCAATGAGCTGGAAGAAGCAGTTTCCAAATACAAGACCCGAGTGAGTGAGTACTAG
- a CDS encoding HU family DNA-binding protein, which produces MNKTDLINAVSDQADLTKKEAGAAVDAVFDTIQESLKNGEKVQLIGFGNFEVRERSARKGRNPQSGEEIEIAASKVPAFKAGKALKDAVK; this is translated from the coding sequence ATGAACAAAACAGATTTGATCAATGCTGTCAGTGACCAAGCTGACCTCACGAAAAAAGAAGCAGGTGCTGCTGTCGATGCAGTATTTGACACTATTCAGGAATCATTGAAAAATGGTGAGAAAGTACAACTGATTGGTTTCGGTAACTTCGAGGTACGTGAACGTTCAGCAAGAAAAGGACGTAATCCACAATCTGGAGAAGAAATTGAAATTGCAGCATCAAAAGTCCCTGCATTCAAAGCAGGCAAAGCACTTAAAGATGCGGTAAAATAA
- a CDS encoding DUF2487 family protein: MLYNHQDLKVLKDEIEFVDTAVIPFTNADMDEGAKSNASDMEMIQMVTIQLEKQLKGRLFITPALMTVEGITSVLEAYVEQLKSYGFKKVIVLTHHDLEVEDAHFIVLNRIPLEDMSIEMKMSLINDEVKDVMKRIISIWNSRNK; the protein is encoded by the coding sequence ATGCTCTATAATCATCAGGACCTGAAAGTATTGAAGGATGAAATCGAATTTGTCGATACTGCAGTGATCCCCTTTACCAATGCAGACATGGATGAAGGGGCCAAGTCCAACGCCAGCGATATGGAAATGATCCAGATGGTGACGATACAGTTGGAGAAGCAGCTGAAGGGGCGTCTCTTCATCACTCCTGCACTAATGACAGTGGAAGGAATCACATCAGTGCTTGAAGCATATGTTGAACAACTGAAGTCATACGGCTTCAAGAAAGTCATTGTACTGACCCATCATGACCTGGAAGTGGAAGATGCCCATTTCATCGTGCTGAACCGGATTCCACTGGAGGATATGAGCATCGAAATGAAGATGAGCCTCATCAATGATGAAGTCAAGGATGTCATGAAAAGAATCATTTCAATATGGAACTCAAGAAATAAGTAG
- the aroB gene encoding 3-dehydroquinate synthase codes for MSTRMEIRTSYASDNYTIHVDHGILESRLADYSADYDAVHFLVDRNVYQLYKDSVLSFIDSPIILEGGEASKSFDAFKHITESLLERGIQRHHLIIVVGGGAAGDAGGFAAATVLRGVDYIQVPTTLLAHDSSIGGKTAINSTHGKNLIGVFYRPKAVIYDLSLLETLPQDEVLSGFGEVFKHALLKDEETVRDLMAETRGEITLDALKPFIISGIETKMHHVLNDEKESGIRKYLNLGHTLGHAIEYRYKMPHGIAVVLGLYFTMFLSNEVEGRKIFDLDHFREYFSHHGYPIHKLKSIDEDEMMSLMGRDKKNQSRAATGFVLMKSIGQCHFIEIENTELKKYLSYLKESL; via the coding sequence GTGAGTACTAGGATGGAAATACGGACGAGTTATGCTTCAGACAACTACACGATCCACGTGGATCACGGCATACTGGAAAGCCGGCTCGCCGATTATTCAGCGGATTACGATGCCGTCCACTTCCTTGTGGACCGCAATGTATATCAACTGTATAAGGACAGCGTGCTGTCTTTCATCGACAGTCCCATCATATTGGAAGGCGGCGAGGCATCGAAATCTTTCGATGCCTTCAAGCATATTACAGAGTCCCTGCTCGAAAGGGGCATCCAGAGGCATCACCTGATTATCGTGGTCGGCGGTGGTGCAGCAGGTGATGCTGGCGGTTTTGCTGCAGCGACGGTACTGCGCGGCGTGGATTACATCCAGGTACCCACCACACTGCTTGCACATGACTCTTCAATCGGAGGCAAGACTGCCATCAACAGTACGCATGGCAAGAATCTGATCGGCGTATTCTACAGGCCGAAGGCGGTCATCTACGACCTCAGCCTCCTTGAGACGCTTCCGCAGGACGAAGTGCTCAGCGGCTTCGGTGAAGTGTTCAAGCATGCCCTCCTGAAAGACGAGGAGACCGTACGGGACCTGATGGCTGAAACACGTGGGGAGATTACGCTTGACGCCCTGAAACCATTCATCATCAGCGGCATAGAAACGAAGATGCATCATGTCCTGAATGATGAAAAGGAGTCGGGGATCAGAAAATATCTTAATCTTGGACACACTCTCGGCCATGCCATAGAATATAGATATAAAATGCCTCATGGCATCGCAGTCGTACTCGGACTCTATTTCACGATGTTCCTCTCAAATGAAGTGGAAGGGCGGAAAATATTCGATCTGGACCATTTCAGGGAATATTTCAGCCATCATGGCTATCCGATCCATAAATTGAAGTCCATCGACGAGGATGAAATGATGTCATTGATGGGAAGGGATAAGAAGAACCAGAGCCGTGCAGCGACCGGTTTTGTATTGATGAAATCCATCGGCCAGTGCCATTTCATTGAAATAGAAAACACCGAACTCAAAAAATATCTTTCTTATCTAAAGGAGAGCTTATGA